One window of the Pyrus communis chromosome 17, drPyrComm1.1, whole genome shotgun sequence genome contains the following:
- the LOC137722754 gene encoding chromatin assembly factor 1 subunit FAS1-like isoform X1, producing the protein MTCEAAVIDGVNDPSSQKSTNQDRVRKTQKRKRASMDPECLGVEAKSVKVQSFRKQLDGLFGYYKELMGQKLDLDPKQCVNNANSIIGALIEESGLPLSKLVEEVFDKVKNRNEVFGNVTLAYVKSIVLFVGQRVMYGVPNVDADVLEDESESCLWCWETRDVKLMPASVRGVLNIRRTCRRKIHERITAVSGMTMALQNPESDQNYIHYLMKASERLDKALSEEKIRALIDRLSVKNGADVAKKEAKREEKLLIKQMERDKREAEKEKKRLERERQKEELQSDKELKRLQGESEKDEKRREKAESEMRKLLRKQQEDAEREQRRRQKEEAELKKKLSIKRQASIMEQFVKRSKTRAACQNDQFLTKAIVSESLGKNSESMPDVVTQSMDYILSSNMEISAEDIRRSHLSSWRHVGYVIRSNRSQHWGRRQKPKIELFKELKLTTSKELVHGDLSTEKLADRWGEQVCNDKSCQTNTDCSLADVKRCKLGKQLLQFDKSCRPAFYGIWPKKSHVVGPCHPFRKDPDLDYDVDSDEEWEEEEPGENLSDCDKDDEEESLEEGCSKPDDEDESEDGFFVPDGYLSENEGVQVDRMETDTTFEETRSSPSVKQDLESEKFSILLRQQKYLGNLTERALQKNQPLIISNMVHDKVSLLKAEDLNGTLKLEQMCLQALSIHVFPGSSPVEISVDGIQEDDQEVCLSSGNRCSKSTSSVTVIPESDLPAIVSVIQSCSQSINKVLQTLQHKFPAVSKSQLRNKVREISDFVDSRWQVKKEILDKVGLSISPAEKSAGRSKSIATFFSKRCLPPTDKSFTPNENSPQVAGKASCVEGDQSCT; encoded by the exons ATGACGTGTGAAGCGGCGGTAATCGACGGCGTAAATGATCCGAGCAGCCAGAAATCTACCAACCAAGATCGGGTGAGGAAGACCCAGAAGCGAAAGAGGGCTAGCATGGATCCAGAGTGTTTGGGAGTTGAGGCGAAAAGTGTAAAGGTTCAATCTTTTCGCAAGCAGCTTGATGGGTTGTTTGGGTACTACAAGGAACTGATGGGTCAGAAATTAGATTTAGATCCGAAGCAATGTGTGAACAATGCGAACTCGATCATTGGGGCTTTGATCGAAGAGAGTGGGCTGCCATTGTCCAAGCTTGTTGAGGAGGTCTTTGACAAGGTCAAGAACCGAAATGAGGTTTTTGGGAATGTGACTTTGGCCTATGTGAAGAGCATTGTGCTCTTTGTTGGGCAACGAGTGATGTATGGCGTACCGAATGTTGATGCTGATGTGTTGGAGGACGAGTCCGAGTCCTGTCTTTGGTGTTGGGAG ACAAGAGATGTAAAGTTGATGCCAGCATCTGTGCGAGGAGTATTGAATATTAGGCGTACCTGTCGAAGAAAGATCCATGAGAGGATTACTGCTGTTTCTG GAATGACAATGGCACTACAAAATCCCGAAAGCGACCAAAATTACATACATTACCTGATGAAGGCATCAGAACGGCTTGATAAAGCGCTGTCCGAGGAAAAGATTCGCGCGTTAATAGATCGCTTATCAGTGAAAAATGGTGCAGATGT GGCaaagaaggaagcaaaaagagaagaaaaactaCTCATTAAACAAATGGAAAGAGATAAACGAGAGGctgagaaagagaaaaaaagattgGAACGTGAGCGGCAAAAGGAAGAGTTGCAAAGT GACAAAGAGTTAAAGCGGCTGCAAGGGGAGTCAGAAAAAGATGAAAAGCGTCGTGAAAAAGCAGAGTCTGAAATGAGGAAACTGCTGAGGAAGCAGCAAGAGGATGCTGAAAGAGAACAACGCCGTCGACAAAAGGAAGAAgctgaattgaaaaaaaaactttccaTAAAAAGGCAGGCTTCAATTATGGAACAATTTGTCAAAAGAAGCAAAACCAGAGCTGCATGCCAGAATGACCAATTCCTAACTAAAGCAATTGTCTCCGAATCATTGGGTAAAAACAGTGAAAGTATGCCTGATGTAGTAACTCAGTCAATGGATTACATTCTTTCATCTAATATGGAGATTAGTGCTGAGGATATACGCAG GTCACACTTGTCTTCTTGGCGCCATGTTGGTTATGTTATTCGTTCAAACAGAAGCCAACACTGGGGCCGACGTCAGAAGCCTAAGATTGAACTATTTAAGGAACTGAAGCTCACAACCAGTAAAGAGCTAGTTCATGGTGATTTAAGCACGGAGAAACTTGCAGATAGATGGGGAGAACAAGTTTGCAATGATAAATCATGTCAGACTAATACAGATTGTTCTCTTGCTGATGTTAAAAGATGCAAGCTGGGAAAGCAGTTGTTACAATTTGATAAAAGCTGTAGACCTGCATTTTATGGTATATGGCCTAAGAAAAG TCATGTTGTTGGACCATGCCACCCTTTTAGGAAGGACCCAGACTTGGATTATGATGTTGACAGCGATGAGGAGTGGGAAGAG GAGGAGCCTGGAGAAAACCTCTCAGATTGCGAtaaagacgacgaagaagaaaGCTTGGAAGAGGGTTGTTCTAAACCTGATGATGAAGACGAAAGTGAAGACGGCTTTTTTGTACCTGATGGGTATCTCTCAGAAAATGAG GGTGTACAAGTTGACAGGATGGAAACTGATACAACATTTGAGGAGACCAGAAGCTCACCCAGTGTTAAGCAAGATTTAGAGAGTGAAAAATTCTCTATATTGCTTCGACAGCAAAAATATTTAGGGAATTTGACAGAACGTGCTCTTCAGAAAAATCAGCCTTTAATTATATCAAATATGGTGCATGACAAGGTCTCTTTGTTAAAGGCTGAAGATCTTAATGGTACTCTTAAACTGGAACAGATGTGCTTGCAAGCTCTGAGTATTCATGTATTTCCTGGTAGCTCACCTGTGGAGATATCAGTTGATGGCATACAAGAGGACGACCAAGAAGTTTGTCTTTCAAGTGGCAATCGTTGTAGTAAATCAACCTCTTCTGTGACAGTTATACCAGAATCAGATTTGCCTGCAATA GTGTCCGTCATTCAGTCATGCTCACAGAGCATAAATAAGGTGTTACAAACTTTGCAACACAAGTTCCCAGCTGTATCGAAGTCTCAGTTAAGGAATAAAGTGCGCGAGATATCAGATTTTGTGGATAGCCGCTGGCAG gtgaagaaagaaattttggacAAAGTTGGCTTGTCAATATCTCCGG CAGAAAAGAGTGCTGGGCGGAGCAAGAGTATAGCTACCTTTTTCTCGAAAAGGTGCTTGCCGCCTACTGATAAAAGCTTTACTCCTAATGAAAATTCACCTCAGGTAGCTGGGAAGGCAAGTTGTGTGGAAGGGGATCAGAGTTGCACGTAG
- the LOC137722754 gene encoding chromatin assembly factor 1 subunit FAS1-like isoform X2, which yields MTCEAAVIDGVNDPSSQKSTNQDRVRKTQKRKRASMDPECLGVEAKSVKVQSFRKQLDGLFGYYKELMGQKLDLDPKQCVNNANSIIGALIEESGLPLSKLVEEVFDKVKNRNEVFGNVTLAYVKSIVLFVGQRVMYGVPNVDADVLEDESESCLWCWETRDVKLMPASVRGVLNIRRTCRRKIHERITAVSGMTMALQNPESDQNYIHYLMKASERLDKALSEEKIRALIDRLSVKNGADVAKKEAKREEKLLIKQMERDKREAEKEKKRLERERQKEELQSDKELKRLQGESEKDEKRREKAESEMRKLLRKQQEDAEREQRRRQKEEAELKKKLSIKRQASIMEQFVKRSKTRAACQNDQFLTKAIVSESLGKNSESMPDVVTQSMDYILSSNMEISAEDIRRSHLSSWRHVGYVIRSNRSQHWGRRQKPKIELFKELKLTTSKELVHGDLSTEKLADRWGEQVCNDKSCQTNTDCSLADVKRCKLGKQLLQFDKSCRPAFYGIWPKKSHVVGPCHPFRKDPDLDYDVDSDEEWEEEEPGENLSDCDKDDEEESLEEGCSKPDDEDESEDGFFVPDGYLSENEGVQVDRMETDTTFEETRSSPSVKQDLESEKFSILLRQQKYLGNLTERALQKNQPLIISNMVHDKVSLLKAEDLNGTLKLEQMCLQALSIHVFPGSSPVEISVDGIQEDDQEVCLSSGNRCSKSTSSVTVIPESDLPAIVSVIQSCSQSINKVLQTLQHKFPAVSKSQLRNKVREISDFVDSRWQVKKEILDKVGLSISPEKSAGRSKSIATFFSKRCLPPTDKSFTPNENSPQVAGKASCVEGDQSCT from the exons ATGACGTGTGAAGCGGCGGTAATCGACGGCGTAAATGATCCGAGCAGCCAGAAATCTACCAACCAAGATCGGGTGAGGAAGACCCAGAAGCGAAAGAGGGCTAGCATGGATCCAGAGTGTTTGGGAGTTGAGGCGAAAAGTGTAAAGGTTCAATCTTTTCGCAAGCAGCTTGATGGGTTGTTTGGGTACTACAAGGAACTGATGGGTCAGAAATTAGATTTAGATCCGAAGCAATGTGTGAACAATGCGAACTCGATCATTGGGGCTTTGATCGAAGAGAGTGGGCTGCCATTGTCCAAGCTTGTTGAGGAGGTCTTTGACAAGGTCAAGAACCGAAATGAGGTTTTTGGGAATGTGACTTTGGCCTATGTGAAGAGCATTGTGCTCTTTGTTGGGCAACGAGTGATGTATGGCGTACCGAATGTTGATGCTGATGTGTTGGAGGACGAGTCCGAGTCCTGTCTTTGGTGTTGGGAG ACAAGAGATGTAAAGTTGATGCCAGCATCTGTGCGAGGAGTATTGAATATTAGGCGTACCTGTCGAAGAAAGATCCATGAGAGGATTACTGCTGTTTCTG GAATGACAATGGCACTACAAAATCCCGAAAGCGACCAAAATTACATACATTACCTGATGAAGGCATCAGAACGGCTTGATAAAGCGCTGTCCGAGGAAAAGATTCGCGCGTTAATAGATCGCTTATCAGTGAAAAATGGTGCAGATGT GGCaaagaaggaagcaaaaagagaagaaaaactaCTCATTAAACAAATGGAAAGAGATAAACGAGAGGctgagaaagagaaaaaaagattgGAACGTGAGCGGCAAAAGGAAGAGTTGCAAAGT GACAAAGAGTTAAAGCGGCTGCAAGGGGAGTCAGAAAAAGATGAAAAGCGTCGTGAAAAAGCAGAGTCTGAAATGAGGAAACTGCTGAGGAAGCAGCAAGAGGATGCTGAAAGAGAACAACGCCGTCGACAAAAGGAAGAAgctgaattgaaaaaaaaactttccaTAAAAAGGCAGGCTTCAATTATGGAACAATTTGTCAAAAGAAGCAAAACCAGAGCTGCATGCCAGAATGACCAATTCCTAACTAAAGCAATTGTCTCCGAATCATTGGGTAAAAACAGTGAAAGTATGCCTGATGTAGTAACTCAGTCAATGGATTACATTCTTTCATCTAATATGGAGATTAGTGCTGAGGATATACGCAG GTCACACTTGTCTTCTTGGCGCCATGTTGGTTATGTTATTCGTTCAAACAGAAGCCAACACTGGGGCCGACGTCAGAAGCCTAAGATTGAACTATTTAAGGAACTGAAGCTCACAACCAGTAAAGAGCTAGTTCATGGTGATTTAAGCACGGAGAAACTTGCAGATAGATGGGGAGAACAAGTTTGCAATGATAAATCATGTCAGACTAATACAGATTGTTCTCTTGCTGATGTTAAAAGATGCAAGCTGGGAAAGCAGTTGTTACAATTTGATAAAAGCTGTAGACCTGCATTTTATGGTATATGGCCTAAGAAAAG TCATGTTGTTGGACCATGCCACCCTTTTAGGAAGGACCCAGACTTGGATTATGATGTTGACAGCGATGAGGAGTGGGAAGAG GAGGAGCCTGGAGAAAACCTCTCAGATTGCGAtaaagacgacgaagaagaaaGCTTGGAAGAGGGTTGTTCTAAACCTGATGATGAAGACGAAAGTGAAGACGGCTTTTTTGTACCTGATGGGTATCTCTCAGAAAATGAG GGTGTACAAGTTGACAGGATGGAAACTGATACAACATTTGAGGAGACCAGAAGCTCACCCAGTGTTAAGCAAGATTTAGAGAGTGAAAAATTCTCTATATTGCTTCGACAGCAAAAATATTTAGGGAATTTGACAGAACGTGCTCTTCAGAAAAATCAGCCTTTAATTATATCAAATATGGTGCATGACAAGGTCTCTTTGTTAAAGGCTGAAGATCTTAATGGTACTCTTAAACTGGAACAGATGTGCTTGCAAGCTCTGAGTATTCATGTATTTCCTGGTAGCTCACCTGTGGAGATATCAGTTGATGGCATACAAGAGGACGACCAAGAAGTTTGTCTTTCAAGTGGCAATCGTTGTAGTAAATCAACCTCTTCTGTGACAGTTATACCAGAATCAGATTTGCCTGCAATA GTGTCCGTCATTCAGTCATGCTCACAGAGCATAAATAAGGTGTTACAAACTTTGCAACACAAGTTCCCAGCTGTATCGAAGTCTCAGTTAAGGAATAAAGTGCGCGAGATATCAGATTTTGTGGATAGCCGCTGGCAG gtgaagaaagaaattttggacAAAGTTGGCTTGTCAATATCTCCGG AAAAGAGTGCTGGGCGGAGCAAGAGTATAGCTACCTTTTTCTCGAAAAGGTGCTTGCCGCCTACTGATAAAAGCTTTACTCCTAATGAAAATTCACCTCAGGTAGCTGGGAAGGCAAGTTGTGTGGAAGGGGATCAGAGTTGCACGTAG